From the genome of Vicia villosa cultivar HV-30 ecotype Madison, WI linkage group LG2, Vvil1.0, whole genome shotgun sequence, one region includes:
- the LOC131648010 gene encoding dynein light chain 1, cytoplasmic-like — MAKNNKTKKNKNNNVAEAPPANPTPGSPPPPPPPPVSPKRAIADPRLYKKMEDEAFAIAATAFKTYDSDARIADEIKKEFDRRYGGTWHCIVGSSYGSCVSCDDGYHFYFYFGLKDIILFKC, encoded by the exons ATGGCCAAGAACAACAAGACCAAGAAGAATAAGAACAACAACGTCGCCGAAGCTCCACCGGCGAATCCCACTCCCGgctcaccaccaccaccaccaccaccacctgtTTCTCCCAAGAGAGCCATCGCTGATCCGCGTCTGTATAAAAAGATGGAAGACGAGGCTTTTGCTATAGCCGCCACC GCTTTCAAGACGTACGATTCGGACGCAAGAATTGCCGATGAGATAAAGAAAGAGTTTGATCGCAGATACGGCGGCACTTGGCATTGCATCGTCGGAAGCAGTTATG ggtCGTGTGTATCTTGTGATGATGGCTACCACTTTTATTTCTATTTCGGTCTGAAAGACATTATACTTTTTAAATGTTGA
- the LOC131653668 gene encoding ADP-ribosylation factor GTPase-activating protein AGD5-like isoform X2 codes for MNGKANVTKELNAKHKKILEGLLKLPENRECADCKSKAPRWASVNLGIFICMQCSGIHRSLGVHISKVRSATLDTWLPEQVAFIHSMGNDKANSYWEAELPPNYDRVGIENFIRAKYEEKRWVPRDGNPRTPSGLREDKSPSQWPRPVEKSGHEYVTVPENTFEERKKIQPSNAVPATRRRVPAPRKVAEQDTEKVKPVPPQQQAVTSKPTIDTAQSTPPKVDYATDLFNMLSMDDANENGSKGAGATADDNNWAGFQSAAEVSTAEKTGPPNAVESTSQSAPGIEDLFNVSFSVTPSLAPAKPQKDVKNDIMSLFEKSNIVSPFAMHQQQLAMLAQQQSLLMAAASKSNGVDLKYPTGIQQPSSNVSVQNWPHTGFPISGVMPMASQGELQKLVQTRNMTPAHPAGNSVQHPPSGFYAMGQVGQVNGMMTMGVSKPQSSPVPSTSSKSTKEYDFSSLTQGMFAKQ; via the exons ATGAACGGAAAGGCCAACGTTACCAAAGAGCTTAACGCTAAGCACAAGAAG ATACTGGAAGGACTGCTCAAATTACCTGAGAATCGGGAATGTGCTGACTGCAAATCTAA AGCTCCAAGATGGGCCAGTGTAAATCTTGGCATCTTTATATGCATGCAATGTTCGGGAATACATAGAAGTTTGGGAGTACATATATCAAAG GTTCGTTCTGCAACTCTTGACACTTGGCTTCCAGAGCAAGTTGCGTTCATTCATT CAATGGGAAACGATAAAGCAAATAGTTACTGGGAAGCAGAATTACCTCCAAACTACGACAGAGTTGGCATTGAAAATTTCATTCGTGCAAA GTATGAAGAGAAAAGATGGGTTCCGAGGGATGGGAACCCAAGAACACCTTCTGGACTACGGGAAGATAAATCTCCTTCACAATGGCCGAGGCCTGTAGAAAAAAGTGGACATGAATACGTCACTGTTCCTGAAAATACTTTTGAGGAAAGGAAGAAAATCCAACCATCAAATGCAGTTCCTGCTACAAGACGTAGGGTTCCTGCTCCTCGCAAAGTAGCTGAGCAG GACACCGAGAAAGTGAAACCAGTACCCCCGCAACAACAAGCTGTAACTTCAAAGCCGACTATAGACACAGCTCAAAGTACCCCTCCCAAAGTAGACTATGCTACAGACCTTTTCAACATGTTGTCCATGGATGATGCAAATGAAAATGGCTCCAAAGGAGCAGGTGCTACTGCTGATGATAATAACTGGGCAGGCTTTCAGT CTGCTGCAGAGGTGTCAACGGCCGAGAAAACTGGTCCACCAAACGCAGTTGAGAGTACTTCTCAGTCTGCACCTGGAATTGAGGATCTATTTAATGTTTCATTTTCTGTGACACCAAGTTTAGCTCCTGCAAAACCACAGAAAGATGTGAAAAATGATATAATGAGCCTCTTTGAAAAG AGCAACATTGTATCTCCATTTGCAATGCATCAACAACAGCTTGCCATGCTAGCACAGCAGCAGTCTCTTCTAATGGCTGCTGCATCTAAATCTAATGGCGTCGATCTCAAGTATCCTACTGGCATACAACAACCAAGTTCCAATGTTTCTGTCCAAAATTGGCCACATACTGGATTTCCAATATCTGGGGTAATGCCCATGGCTTCTCAGGGAGAGCTGCAGAAACTTGTGCAG ACTAGGAACATGACTCCAGCACATCCAGCTGGGAACTCTGTTCAACATCCACCATCTGG TTTCTATGCTATGGGGCAAGTTGGCCAGGTTAATGGTATGATGACAATGGGAGTGAGTAAACCTCAGTCAAGTCCAGTTCCGTCAACCTCTTCGAAGTCTACCAAGGAATATGATTTTTCCTCCTTAACACAAGGGATGTTTGCGAAACAATGA
- the LOC131653668 gene encoding ADP-ribosylation factor GTPase-activating protein AGD5-like isoform X4, producing MNGKANVTKELNAKHKKILEGLLKLPENRECADCKSKAPRWASVNLGIFICMQCSGIHRSLGVHISKVRSATLDTWLPEQVAFIHSMGNDKANSYWEAELPPNYDRVGIENFIRAKYEEKRWVPRDGNPRTPSGLREDKSPSQWPRPVEKSGHEYVTVPENTFEERKKIQPSNAVPATRRRVPAPRKVAEQVTPAPQPQDTEKVKPVPPQQQAVTSKPTIDTAQSTPPKVDYATDLFNMLSMDDANENGSKGAGATADDNNWAGFQSAAEVSTAEKTGPPNAVESTSQSAPGIEDLFNVSFSVTPSLAPAKPQKDVKNDIMSLFEKSNIVSPFAMHQQQLAMLAQQQSLLMAAASKSNGVDLKYPTGIQQPSSNVSVQNWPHTGFPISGVMPMASQGELQKLVQFLCYGASWPG from the exons ATGAACGGAAAGGCCAACGTTACCAAAGAGCTTAACGCTAAGCACAAGAAG ATACTGGAAGGACTGCTCAAATTACCTGAGAATCGGGAATGTGCTGACTGCAAATCTAA AGCTCCAAGATGGGCCAGTGTAAATCTTGGCATCTTTATATGCATGCAATGTTCGGGAATACATAGAAGTTTGGGAGTACATATATCAAAG GTTCGTTCTGCAACTCTTGACACTTGGCTTCCAGAGCAAGTTGCGTTCATTCATT CAATGGGAAACGATAAAGCAAATAGTTACTGGGAAGCAGAATTACCTCCAAACTACGACAGAGTTGGCATTGAAAATTTCATTCGTGCAAA GTATGAAGAGAAAAGATGGGTTCCGAGGGATGGGAACCCAAGAACACCTTCTGGACTACGGGAAGATAAATCTCCTTCACAATGGCCGAGGCCTGTAGAAAAAAGTGGACATGAATACGTCACTGTTCCTGAAAATACTTTTGAGGAAAGGAAGAAAATCCAACCATCAAATGCAGTTCCTGCTACAAGACGTAGGGTTCCTGCTCCTCGCAAAGTAGCTGAGCAG GTAACTCCTGCTCCTCAACCTCAGGACACCGAGAAAGTGAAACCAGTACCCCCGCAACAACAAGCTGTAACTTCAAAGCCGACTATAGACACAGCTCAAAGTACCCCTCCCAAAGTAGACTATGCTACAGACCTTTTCAACATGTTGTCCATGGATGATGCAAATGAAAATGGCTCCAAAGGAGCAGGTGCTACTGCTGATGATAATAACTGGGCAGGCTTTCAGT CTGCTGCAGAGGTGTCAACGGCCGAGAAAACTGGTCCACCAAACGCAGTTGAGAGTACTTCTCAGTCTGCACCTGGAATTGAGGATCTATTTAATGTTTCATTTTCTGTGACACCAAGTTTAGCTCCTGCAAAACCACAGAAAGATGTGAAAAATGATATAATGAGCCTCTTTGAAAAG AGCAACATTGTATCTCCATTTGCAATGCATCAACAACAGCTTGCCATGCTAGCACAGCAGCAGTCTCTTCTAATGGCTGCTGCATCTAAATCTAATGGCGTCGATCTCAAGTATCCTACTGGCATACAACAACCAAGTTCCAATGTTTCTGTCCAAAATTGGCCACATACTGGATTTCCAATATCTGGGGTAATGCCCATGGCTTCTCAGGGAGAGCTGCAGAAACTTGTGCAG TTTCTATGCTATGGGGCAAGTTGGCCAGGTTAA
- the LOC131653668 gene encoding ADP-ribosylation factor GTPase-activating protein AGD5-like isoform X1: MNGKANVTKELNAKHKKILEGLLKLPENRECADCKSKAPRWASVNLGIFICMQCSGIHRSLGVHISKVRSATLDTWLPEQVAFIHSMGNDKANSYWEAELPPNYDRVGIENFIRAKYEEKRWVPRDGNPRTPSGLREDKSPSQWPRPVEKSGHEYVTVPENTFEERKKIQPSNAVPATRRRVPAPRKVAEQVTPAPQPQDTEKVKPVPPQQQAVTSKPTIDTAQSTPPKVDYATDLFNMLSMDDANENGSKGAGATADDNNWAGFQSAAEVSTAEKTGPPNAVESTSQSAPGIEDLFNVSFSVTPSLAPAKPQKDVKNDIMSLFEKSNIVSPFAMHQQQLAMLAQQQSLLMAAASKSNGVDLKYPTGIQQPSSNVSVQNWPHTGFPISGVMPMASQGELQKLVQTRNMTPAHPAGNSVQHPPSGFYAMGQVGQVNGMMTMGVSKPQSSPVPSTSSKSTKEYDFSSLTQGMFAKQ, encoded by the exons ATGAACGGAAAGGCCAACGTTACCAAAGAGCTTAACGCTAAGCACAAGAAG ATACTGGAAGGACTGCTCAAATTACCTGAGAATCGGGAATGTGCTGACTGCAAATCTAA AGCTCCAAGATGGGCCAGTGTAAATCTTGGCATCTTTATATGCATGCAATGTTCGGGAATACATAGAAGTTTGGGAGTACATATATCAAAG GTTCGTTCTGCAACTCTTGACACTTGGCTTCCAGAGCAAGTTGCGTTCATTCATT CAATGGGAAACGATAAAGCAAATAGTTACTGGGAAGCAGAATTACCTCCAAACTACGACAGAGTTGGCATTGAAAATTTCATTCGTGCAAA GTATGAAGAGAAAAGATGGGTTCCGAGGGATGGGAACCCAAGAACACCTTCTGGACTACGGGAAGATAAATCTCCTTCACAATGGCCGAGGCCTGTAGAAAAAAGTGGACATGAATACGTCACTGTTCCTGAAAATACTTTTGAGGAAAGGAAGAAAATCCAACCATCAAATGCAGTTCCTGCTACAAGACGTAGGGTTCCTGCTCCTCGCAAAGTAGCTGAGCAG GTAACTCCTGCTCCTCAACCTCAGGACACCGAGAAAGTGAAACCAGTACCCCCGCAACAACAAGCTGTAACTTCAAAGCCGACTATAGACACAGCTCAAAGTACCCCTCCCAAAGTAGACTATGCTACAGACCTTTTCAACATGTTGTCCATGGATGATGCAAATGAAAATGGCTCCAAAGGAGCAGGTGCTACTGCTGATGATAATAACTGGGCAGGCTTTCAGT CTGCTGCAGAGGTGTCAACGGCCGAGAAAACTGGTCCACCAAACGCAGTTGAGAGTACTTCTCAGTCTGCACCTGGAATTGAGGATCTATTTAATGTTTCATTTTCTGTGACACCAAGTTTAGCTCCTGCAAAACCACAGAAAGATGTGAAAAATGATATAATGAGCCTCTTTGAAAAG AGCAACATTGTATCTCCATTTGCAATGCATCAACAACAGCTTGCCATGCTAGCACAGCAGCAGTCTCTTCTAATGGCTGCTGCATCTAAATCTAATGGCGTCGATCTCAAGTATCCTACTGGCATACAACAACCAAGTTCCAATGTTTCTGTCCAAAATTGGCCACATACTGGATTTCCAATATCTGGGGTAATGCCCATGGCTTCTCAGGGAGAGCTGCAGAAACTTGTGCAG ACTAGGAACATGACTCCAGCACATCCAGCTGGGAACTCTGTTCAACATCCACCATCTGG TTTCTATGCTATGGGGCAAGTTGGCCAGGTTAATGGTATGATGACAATGGGAGTGAGTAAACCTCAGTCAAGTCCAGTTCCGTCAACCTCTTCGAAGTCTACCAAGGAATATGATTTTTCCTCCTTAACACAAGGGATGTTTGCGAAACAATGA
- the LOC131653668 gene encoding ADP-ribosylation factor GTPase-activating protein AGD5-like isoform X3 produces the protein MYLAESEWFYPDLIAPRWASVNLGIFICMQCSGIHRSLGVHISKVRSATLDTWLPEQVAFIHSMGNDKANSYWEAELPPNYDRVGIENFIRAKYEEKRWVPRDGNPRTPSGLREDKSPSQWPRPVEKSGHEYVTVPENTFEERKKIQPSNAVPATRRRVPAPRKVAEQVTPAPQPQDTEKVKPVPPQQQAVTSKPTIDTAQSTPPKVDYATDLFNMLSMDDANENGSKGAGATADDNNWAGFQSAAEVSTAEKTGPPNAVESTSQSAPGIEDLFNVSFSVTPSLAPAKPQKDVKNDIMSLFEKSNIVSPFAMHQQQLAMLAQQQSLLMAAASKSNGVDLKYPTGIQQPSSNVSVQNWPHTGFPISGVMPMASQGELQKLVQTRNMTPAHPAGNSVQHPPSGFYAMGQVGQVNGMMTMGVSKPQSSPVPSTSSKSTKEYDFSSLTQGMFAKQ, from the exons ATGTATCTGGCTGAATCTGAATGGTTCTATCCAGATCTCAT AGCTCCAAGATGGGCCAGTGTAAATCTTGGCATCTTTATATGCATGCAATGTTCGGGAATACATAGAAGTTTGGGAGTACATATATCAAAG GTTCGTTCTGCAACTCTTGACACTTGGCTTCCAGAGCAAGTTGCGTTCATTCATT CAATGGGAAACGATAAAGCAAATAGTTACTGGGAAGCAGAATTACCTCCAAACTACGACAGAGTTGGCATTGAAAATTTCATTCGTGCAAA GTATGAAGAGAAAAGATGGGTTCCGAGGGATGGGAACCCAAGAACACCTTCTGGACTACGGGAAGATAAATCTCCTTCACAATGGCCGAGGCCTGTAGAAAAAAGTGGACATGAATACGTCACTGTTCCTGAAAATACTTTTGAGGAAAGGAAGAAAATCCAACCATCAAATGCAGTTCCTGCTACAAGACGTAGGGTTCCTGCTCCTCGCAAAGTAGCTGAGCAG GTAACTCCTGCTCCTCAACCTCAGGACACCGAGAAAGTGAAACCAGTACCCCCGCAACAACAAGCTGTAACTTCAAAGCCGACTATAGACACAGCTCAAAGTACCCCTCCCAAAGTAGACTATGCTACAGACCTTTTCAACATGTTGTCCATGGATGATGCAAATGAAAATGGCTCCAAAGGAGCAGGTGCTACTGCTGATGATAATAACTGGGCAGGCTTTCAGT CTGCTGCAGAGGTGTCAACGGCCGAGAAAACTGGTCCACCAAACGCAGTTGAGAGTACTTCTCAGTCTGCACCTGGAATTGAGGATCTATTTAATGTTTCATTTTCTGTGACACCAAGTTTAGCTCCTGCAAAACCACAGAAAGATGTGAAAAATGATATAATGAGCCTCTTTGAAAAG AGCAACATTGTATCTCCATTTGCAATGCATCAACAACAGCTTGCCATGCTAGCACAGCAGCAGTCTCTTCTAATGGCTGCTGCATCTAAATCTAATGGCGTCGATCTCAAGTATCCTACTGGCATACAACAACCAAGTTCCAATGTTTCTGTCCAAAATTGGCCACATACTGGATTTCCAATATCTGGGGTAATGCCCATGGCTTCTCAGGGAGAGCTGCAGAAACTTGTGCAG ACTAGGAACATGACTCCAGCACATCCAGCTGGGAACTCTGTTCAACATCCACCATCTGG TTTCTATGCTATGGGGCAAGTTGGCCAGGTTAATGGTATGATGACAATGGGAGTGAGTAAACCTCAGTCAAGTCCAGTTCCGTCAACCTCTTCGAAGTCTACCAAGGAATATGATTTTTCCTCCTTAACACAAGGGATGTTTGCGAAACAATGA